Proteins encoded in a region of the Fusibacter sp. A1 genome:
- the alaS gene encoding alanine--tRNA ligase — protein MKTMSLNEIRKRFLDYFERNGHLVQPSYPLVPQSDKTLLLINAGMVPLKDFFTGVQEPPSKNMATCQKCIRTNDIDNVGHTSRHASFFEMLGNFAFGDYFKKEAIRYSWEFITQELELSLDKLWVTVYLEDDEAYDIWLKQENVPADRIVRLGKEDNFWEIGTGTGPCGPCSEIYYDRGEAYGCGDPDCKPGCDCDRFVEFWNLVFTQFEKDEKGEMTPLKNPNIDTGMGLERIACLMQDVTSIFDIDTMVHIRNQIAQRSGKVYGADHKTDTSIRIITDHIRAVTFLVTDGVMPNNEGRGYVLRRLLRRAARHGRLIGIQGAFLFELVDTVIEVFGEAYPELIARQDYTKKVIAIEEDRFEQTIDQGLTILEGYIKDTIDAGKNVLTGELAFKLYDTYGFPLDLTLEIVKEHQLSVDEKAFESEMEAQKERARSSRDSDSLGWSGDATEALVGLATEFVGYEKTQYDATVIAILKDGQLVDELSGETKGLVVLDCTPFYAESGGQSGDTGVLTSTTAKLMVTDTQKAKTGTILHHVSLIEGSLKKGDMISAEVGEDKRLDIARNHTATHLLHQALKDVLGGHIEQAGSLVEVDRLRFDFTHFQGLSFEEVSKVEQIVNEKVFLGMPVTVEELPIAEAKKRGAMALFGEKYGELVRMVTIGDYSMELCGGTHLKHASEIGLFKITSEAGVAAGVRRIEAITGRGVYHYLNQVESILDDTVTALKSKREDVVQKAVALVDENKTLTREFTKMKQAVANASLSDIEKNAQIINGTKVIVVEFEDQEQDVLRNIADQMTSKEEAVLVVIANVTGDKVNFIAKANESAVKNSAHCGNIVRELAKACGGGGGGRPNMAQAGGKDASKLKDALALLPTLV, from the coding sequence ATGAAAACCATGAGTCTAAACGAAATACGAAAACGATTCTTAGATTACTTTGAAAGAAACGGACATCTAGTTCAACCGTCCTACCCCCTAGTACCGCAATCGGATAAGACGCTTCTGCTTATAAATGCCGGCATGGTGCCTTTAAAAGACTTTTTCACCGGCGTTCAAGAACCGCCAAGCAAGAACATGGCAACTTGCCAAAAGTGTATCAGAACGAACGATATCGACAATGTAGGACATACTTCAAGACACGCGTCATTCTTCGAGATGCTTGGTAACTTCGCTTTTGGTGATTACTTCAAAAAAGAAGCGATCCGATACAGCTGGGAGTTCATCACGCAGGAACTGGAACTATCGCTTGATAAGCTTTGGGTAACGGTTTACCTTGAAGACGACGAAGCGTATGACATCTGGTTGAAACAAGAGAATGTTCCCGCCGATAGGATTGTCAGACTAGGAAAAGAAGATAACTTCTGGGAAATCGGAACAGGAACAGGCCCATGCGGTCCATGTTCTGAAATCTATTACGACAGAGGCGAAGCTTACGGTTGTGGTGACCCTGATTGCAAGCCAGGTTGTGACTGTGACAGGTTTGTTGAGTTTTGGAACCTAGTATTCACTCAATTCGAAAAGGACGAAAAAGGCGAGATGACTCCTCTTAAGAATCCCAACATCGATACCGGCATGGGCCTTGAGCGTATCGCTTGCCTGATGCAGGATGTGACCTCGATATTCGATATCGATACCATGGTGCATATTAGAAATCAGATCGCACAAAGAAGCGGAAAAGTTTACGGTGCCGATCATAAGACGGATACGTCGATAAGAATCATCACAGACCACATACGTGCGGTGACCTTCCTGGTTACCGATGGGGTAATGCCTAACAACGAGGGCAGGGGTTATGTTCTTAGAAGGCTATTAAGACGTGCTGCAAGACACGGTAGACTGATTGGTATACAAGGCGCGTTCTTATTTGAACTGGTTGATACGGTGATTGAAGTGTTCGGAGAAGCATATCCTGAGCTGATTGCAAGACAGGATTACACTAAAAAAGTGATTGCCATTGAAGAAGATCGCTTCGAACAGACGATTGATCAGGGGCTTACCATTTTAGAAGGCTATATCAAAGATACTATCGATGCTGGTAAAAATGTATTGACTGGCGAACTCGCATTCAAATTATATGACACTTACGGATTCCCGCTTGACCTGACGCTTGAAATTGTTAAGGAACATCAGCTTAGCGTAGACGAGAAAGCTTTTGAAAGTGAAATGGAAGCTCAAAAGGAACGTGCTAGAAGTTCCAGGGATTCGGATTCCTTAGGTTGGTCAGGTGATGCGACAGAAGCGCTTGTCGGACTTGCTACAGAGTTTGTAGGTTATGAAAAGACGCAATATGATGCTACTGTTATCGCAATCCTTAAAGACGGTCAGCTGGTTGATGAGCTTTCGGGCGAAACAAAAGGGCTTGTTGTTCTTGATTGTACTCCTTTTTATGCTGAGAGCGGTGGACAATCGGGCGACACCGGTGTATTGACTTCGACTACTGCAAAACTTATGGTTACCGATACTCAAAAGGCGAAAACAGGTACGATCTTGCATCACGTTTCGTTAATTGAAGGTAGCCTGAAAAAAGGAGATATGATTTCTGCTGAGGTCGGTGAGGACAAACGACTTGATATCGCTAGAAACCATACGGCGACTCATCTTTTACATCAGGCGCTTAAGGATGTGCTTGGCGGACACATCGAACAGGCTGGTTCACTAGTTGAAGTGGATCGTCTAAGATTTGACTTTACCCACTTCCAAGGTCTGAGCTTTGAGGAAGTGTCAAAGGTGGAGCAAATCGTCAATGAAAAAGTATTCCTTGGTATGCCTGTCACAGTAGAGGAACTGCCGATCGCAGAGGCGAAAAAACGCGGAGCTATGGCTCTCTTTGGTGAAAAGTACGGTGAGCTTGTCCGTATGGTCACTATCGGCGATTATAGCATGGAACTTTGCGGTGGTACGCACCTTAAACATGCTTCAGAAATCGGTCTTTTCAAAATCACTTCAGAGGCTGGTGTCGCAGCTGGCGTGAGGCGAATTGAAGCCATTACAGGCCGTGGTGTCTATCATTACCTCAATCAAGTGGAATCGATTCTTGATGATACCGTTACTGCACTTAAGAGCAAAAGAGAAGACGTAGTACAAAAAGCGGTAGCTTTAGTTGACGAGAACAAAACACTCACTAGAGAATTCACAAAAATGAAGCAGGCTGTAGCAAATGCAAGTCTTTCAGATATCGAGAAGAATGCACAGATCATCAATGGCACGAAGGTGATTGTTGTTGAATTTGAAGATCAAGAGCAAGACGTACTCAGAAACATCGCTGATCAAATGACGAGTAAGGAAGAGGCTGTTCTTGTTGTCATCGCAAATGTTACAGGAGATAAAGTAAACTTTATCGCAAAAGCCAATGAAAGCGCTGTAAAAAATAGTGCGCATTGTGGTAATATTGTAAGAGAATTGGCAAAAGCTTGTGGCGGTGGCGGCGGCGGCCGTCCTAACATGGCGCAAGCAGGTGGAAAAGATGCTTCTAAATTGAAAGATGCACTCGCACTATTGCCTACATTGGTTTAA
- the mnmA gene encoding tRNA 2-thiouridine(34) synthase MnmA: MLDKKKVVIGMSGGVDSTVAAYLLKEQGYEVIGVTMKLWDDPNDEYVENYGGCCSLSAVEDARRVAASLDIPFYVVNFKAPFKEHVIDYFVDSYEEGETPNPCVMCNKYIKFDKLLQKAKELGAYYVATGHYAKIVHDEESNRYKLMRSKEMSKDQTYMLTNFTQDQLAHTLMPIGEFETKEEVRQIAEKLDFVIARKADSQEICFIPDNDYANFLVKNIEEMVPEGNFVDLDGNVLGRHRGIIYYTVGQRKGLGMTFGKPMYVVAINHVTNDVILGSNDDVFAKGLIAREVNWISFDELNGEMQIAAKIRHTKRESPAVIRPLGNGKYEVIFDEPQRAITPGQAVAFYVGDEVIGGGFIESVVR; encoded by the coding sequence ATGCTTGATAAGAAAAAAGTGGTAATAGGCATGTCGGGCGGTGTGGACAGCACTGTGGCAGCTTATCTGTTAAAAGAACAGGGATATGAGGTTATCGGCGTCACCATGAAGCTTTGGGATGACCCCAATGACGAGTATGTTGAAAATTACGGTGGATGCTGTAGTTTGTCTGCTGTCGAGGATGCGAGACGAGTGGCAGCAAGCTTGGATATACCTTTTTATGTGGTTAATTTTAAGGCGCCATTTAAAGAGCATGTCATCGATTACTTTGTAGACTCGTATGAGGAAGGTGAAACGCCTAATCCATGCGTGATGTGCAATAAGTACATCAAATTTGATAAACTGCTTCAAAAGGCAAAAGAACTTGGCGCATACTATGTGGCTACAGGCCACTATGCTAAGATTGTCCATGATGAAGAGAGCAATCGATATAAGCTGATGCGTTCAAAGGAAATGAGCAAGGACCAGACCTACATGCTCACGAACTTTACGCAGGACCAGCTTGCCCATACATTAATGCCAATCGGTGAGTTTGAAACCAAGGAAGAAGTACGACAAATCGCTGAGAAGCTCGATTTTGTTATCGCAAGGAAAGCGGATAGCCAGGAAATCTGTTTTATTCCAGACAACGACTATGCGAACTTTCTTGTCAAAAATATTGAAGAGATGGTGCCAGAAGGTAACTTTGTCGATCTTGACGGAAATGTCTTGGGTAGACATAGGGGGATCATCTACTATACGGTCGGTCAACGTAAGGGCTTAGGCATGACCTTTGGGAAACCCATGTATGTCGTTGCGATCAACCATGTGACAAACGATGTTATTTTAGGTTCAAATGACGACGTGTTTGCAAAGGGGCTTATAGCACGCGAAGTGAATTGGATCAGCTTTGACGAGTTAAATGGTGAGATGCAGATTGCCGCAAAGATACGTCACACAAAACGAGAGTCACCTGCTGTGATCAGGCCTCTAGGAAATGGAAAATACGAAGTCATCTTCGATGAGCCTCAAAGGGCCATCACCCCAGGGCAGGCAGTTGCTTTCTACGTGGGCGATGAAGTCATCGGTGGCGGATTTATCGAATCAGTAGTCAGATAA
- the nifU gene encoding Fe-S cluster assembly scaffold protein NifU yields MYNDIVMEHFMNPQNVGVIEDADGVGQVGNVKCGDIMKIYLKISADEVIEDIKFKTFGCGSAVASSSMATVIIKGKTVEEALQITNKDVLEALGGLPAVKVHCSVLAEQALKSAVYDYAQKNGKHYDALEGFDPNADDDHHDHGDEDGHDH; encoded by the coding sequence ATGTATAACGATATAGTAATGGAACACTTTATGAACCCTCAGAATGTTGGCGTAATCGAAGACGCGGATGGCGTAGGCCAAGTCGGCAATGTCAAGTGCGGCGATATCATGAAGATCTATTTGAAGATTTCTGCGGATGAAGTGATCGAGGACATCAAGTTCAAGACTTTCGGTTGCGGTTCGGCAGTGGCATCTTCATCGATGGCTACTGTCATCATCAAAGGAAAAACAGTTGAAGAAGCTCTTCAAATTACCAATAAGGACGTTTTAGAAGCACTAGGCGGACTACCTGCTGTAAAGGTCCATTGTTCGGTACTTGCGGAGCAAGCGCTTAAGTCGGCAGTTTATGACTACGCTCAAAAAAACGGTAAGCACTACGACGCATTAGAAGGTTTTGACCCTAATGCTGATGACGATCACCACGACCATGGTGATGAAGATGGACATGATCACTAG
- the nifS gene encoding cysteine desulfurase NifS, producing the protein MSKRVYLDYSATTPTKKEVVDAMLPYFTEHFGNPSSVHRFGRENKNAITVARETIANTLGGKQEEIYFTAGGTEADNWAVRGVMAANAKKGNHMITTTVEHHAMLHTCQALEKEGVEVTYLPVDGDGLINLDDLKAAIKDTTVLVSIMYVNNEIGTAQDIKSIGAICKEKGVIFHTDAVQAYGNFKIDVNEDNIDLLSISAHKIYGPKGIGALYIKKGVRIANMIYGGAQERKRRPGTENVPGIIGFAKAAQLADETLEEHRAHSIMLRDKLANGILERIPYTKHNGHPTKRHPGNVNISFEFIEGESLLLSLDIMGVAGSSGSACTSGSLDPSHVLMAIGLSHEIAHGSLRLTVGDFTTEEDIDYTIEALVGIVDRLRQMSPLYEAVLNGGN; encoded by the coding sequence ATGTCAAAGAGAGTATATTTAGATTACTCGGCAACTACACCTACAAAAAAGGAAGTCGTTGATGCAATGCTTCCATATTTCACAGAACACTTCGGTAATCCATCAAGTGTTCACCGCTTCGGTCGCGAGAACAAGAATGCGATCACAGTGGCACGAGAGACTATTGCAAATACGCTAGGTGGCAAACAAGAAGAGATTTACTTTACAGCTGGCGGCACTGAGGCCGACAACTGGGCAGTGCGCGGTGTGATGGCTGCAAACGCTAAAAAAGGAAATCATATGATCACGACAACTGTGGAACATCACGCGATGCTGCATACTTGTCAGGCTCTTGAAAAAGAAGGTGTTGAAGTTACATATCTTCCTGTAGACGGAGACGGACTGATCAATCTAGATGACCTAAAGGCTGCGATCAAAGACACAACAGTGCTGGTTTCGATCATGTATGTAAACAACGAAATCGGTACCGCCCAAGATATAAAGTCAATCGGTGCCATCTGTAAGGAAAAAGGCGTGATCTTCCATACGGATGCTGTACAAGCCTATGGAAACTTCAAAATCGATGTCAACGAAGACAATATCGACCTCTTGTCGATATCTGCTCATAAAATATATGGACCTAAAGGTATTGGTGCGCTATATATCAAAAAAGGCGTTCGAATCGCCAATATGATTTATGGTGGAGCGCAAGAAAGAAAACGTAGACCAGGCACAGAAAATGTACCTGGAATCATCGGTTTTGCAAAAGCGGCACAACTGGCTGATGAAACGTTAGAAGAACATCGCGCGCATTCGATCATGCTTAGGGACAAGCTTGCGAACGGAATCTTAGAAAGAATTCCTTATACAAAGCACAACGGTCATCCTACAAAGAGACACCCAGGAAATGTGAATATCTCCTTTGAGTTCATCGAAGGTGAATCGTTACTTTTAAGCCTTGATATCATGGGCGTAGCGGGTTCAAGCGGATCTGCATGCACATCAGGCTCTTTGGATCCTTCACACGTACTAATGGCTATCGGACTTTCTCATGAAATCGCTCATGGATCATTACGACTGACAGTCGGTGATTTTACGACCGAAGAGGATATAGACTATACTATAGAAGCACTTGTTGGAATTGTTGATCGTCTAAGACAAATGTCACCCTTATATGAAGCGGTGCTTAACGGAGGTAACTAA
- a CDS encoding Rrf2 family transcriptional regulator, which yields MILSTKGRYGLKAMFVLALQYGQGPVPLSTIAERQSISVNYLEQLFLPLRKNGLVKSVRGAHGGYMLNDEPSAITVGSILKTLEGPILASECVIEDDSDCGNASYCVTRLIWEKITDAVDDVIESITLADMVKDQFTISGIEEGL from the coding sequence ATGATTTTGTCAACAAAAGGCAGATATGGTTTGAAAGCGATGTTTGTACTGGCACTACAATACGGGCAAGGGCCTGTGCCGCTATCTACAATTGCAGAAAGACAATCAATCTCTGTAAACTATTTAGAACAGTTATTTTTACCGCTACGAAAAAACGGCCTTGTCAAAAGTGTCCGCGGAGCTCATGGCGGTTATATGCTTAATGATGAACCATCTGCAATTACTGTGGGTAGTATTCTAAAAACACTTGAAGGACCGATTCTCGCTTCTGAATGTGTGATTGAAGATGACTCGGATTGCGGCAATGCAAGTTACTGCGTTACAAGACTTATTTGGGAGAAAATCACAGATGCAGTTGATGATGTGATTGAATCTATCACTTTAGCAGATATGGTCAAAGATCAGTTTACCATATCAGGAATCGAGGAGGGGCTTTAG
- the lysA gene encoding diaminopimelate decarboxylase, whose amino-acid sequence MITFGNVDLKVIKAAYGTPTYLVDVGLIEETIEKMKDVTKKRNAKIAYASKAFLIKGMAQLVDRMDLLIDVVSGGELNTVLSAGMKAEKVVMHGNNKTLKELTEAVDAGVGRIVIDNEHEIELLKQILHAKDKVQPVLIRINPEVKVDTHQHISTGHKASKFGFPLDVNRIVKLVKGLVEDSRFEFLGLHFHVGSQLMTPTSHIDAVESLEPLYKALEEEQIFIKELNIGGGFGIDYLSDEAPYDLGDYLERIFGQVESSFKRCNLLEPTIIIEPGRSLVAKAGITLYEVGHVKALGLEKNYINVDGGLYENMRPALYDAKYRATLVEPRNSEVRRFDIAGSCCESGDILIRDMTLTTPEPGDLLVIHDTGAYHQSMASNYNKHGRNPVVFIKDGRHQLVSRRETYEDLNRLDLEFSL is encoded by the coding sequence ATGATTACATTCGGTAATGTTGATTTAAAGGTGATAAAAGCGGCATATGGAACGCCGACTTATTTGGTGGATGTCGGCCTGATTGAGGAAACGATTGAGAAGATGAAGGATGTCACCAAAAAAAGAAATGCGAAAATCGCCTATGCCAGTAAAGCGTTCTTAATTAAGGGAATGGCACAACTTGTCGATAGAATGGACTTACTGATCGATGTGGTTTCTGGCGGTGAACTAAACACGGTATTGAGTGCTGGAATGAAGGCTGAAAAAGTAGTGATGCACGGCAATAACAAAACGTTGAAAGAGCTGACAGAAGCCGTTGATGCGGGTGTAGGCCGTATTGTCATAGATAACGAGCATGAAATAGAGCTTTTAAAACAGATTTTACATGCTAAGGACAAAGTACAGCCGGTACTGATTCGTATCAATCCTGAAGTCAAAGTGGATACCCATCAACATATTTCAACAGGTCATAAGGCATCTAAATTTGGATTTCCATTAGATGTGAACCGTATTGTCAAACTTGTAAAGGGTTTGGTAGAAGATTCAAGATTTGAGTTTTTAGGTCTTCATTTTCATGTCGGTAGCCAGTTGATGACCCCGACATCGCATATCGATGCGGTTGAATCGCTTGAACCTTTATATAAAGCACTAGAAGAAGAGCAGATCTTCATTAAAGAGCTCAACATCGGTGGTGGATTCGGAATCGATTATCTTTCTGACGAAGCCCCTTATGATCTGGGCGATTACCTGGAAAGAATTTTTGGTCAAGTGGAGTCTTCTTTTAAAAGATGCAATCTGTTGGAACCTACTATCATCATTGAACCAGGCAGGTCTTTGGTCGCAAAAGCCGGCATCACCCTATATGAGGTAGGGCATGTTAAAGCGCTTGGACTTGAGAAGAACTACATCAATGTTGATGGTGGACTTTATGAGAACATGAGACCTGCCCTTTACGATGCCAAGTATCGAGCAACGCTTGTCGAACCGAGAAATAGCGAGGTGAGGCGATTTGATATAGCGGGAAGTTGTTGCGAGTCTGGTGACATATTGATTAGGGACATGACTCTTACCACCCCAGAACCGGGCGATCTGCTAGTCATTCACGATACTGGAGCCTATCATCAAAGTATGGCAAGCAATTACAACAAGCATGGAAGAAACCCTGTAGTGTTTATAAAGGACGGCAGACATCAGCTTGTGAGTAGAAGGGAAACCTATGAGGACTTGAATCGACTGGATCTTGAGTTCTCTTTGTAG
- a CDS encoding aminotransferase class V-fold PLP-dependent enzyme gives MDFNFLRNETIGYGSTIQTPFGTRLMTYADYTASGKQLRFIENYILHLSEHYANSHTEDSYTGRRTTEYYHQAKEKMHQYLGANENYSILPVGTGATAAIDKLSRILGIYETPELLKQTKKELCSSNMPAYACDKPVVFISSYEHHSNELQWRLGYAEVVKIELTDEGLFDLNDLEHKLNLPVYKHRKKIGSFSAASNVTGIKTPVYEVARLMHLHGGLVFFDFAASGPYVEINMTRDENSYFDGIYLSLHKFLGGPGSSGLLVINNAVYPSKNIPTIAGGGTVTFVTEDDQCFVDSYEDREDAGTPGIFQVIRGALCLEVKHRLGQQAISDREHALTRKGMEQLTTVPSIQVLGNLDPENRVGIVSFVVKYKEAYLHHGFITTLINDLFGIQLRAGCTCAGPYGIKLLNIDDEHATKYKKAIMDGVHSMKPGWVRVNFHYTYDDETFNYIIKAILFAAENAYLFLSDYEVDTLKGTWAKKGVAPQTKTLDIDHALVMDRLTLTSLDKNYSDLYEQYLQEANLMKEERLAKPIDHELFAAKTMSDIAWFYHSK, from the coding sequence ATGGATTTTAATTTTCTAAGAAATGAAACAATCGGCTATGGATCTACAATCCAAACGCCGTTCGGGACACGCCTAATGACTTACGCTGATTACACGGCATCCGGAAAACAGTTGCGATTTATCGAAAATTACATACTTCACTTATCTGAGCATTACGCAAACAGCCATACTGAAGATAGCTACACCGGCAGAAGGACTACAGAATACTACCATCAGGCAAAAGAGAAAATGCATCAATACCTTGGCGCCAATGAGAATTACTCCATATTGCCCGTAGGTACCGGAGCAACCGCCGCTATTGACAAGTTATCAAGAATACTTGGCATTTATGAGACACCCGAACTCTTAAAGCAGACAAAAAAAGAACTATGCTCATCCAACATGCCGGCCTACGCCTGTGACAAGCCCGTTGTGTTCATCTCATCCTATGAACATCATTCAAACGAACTTCAGTGGCGCTTAGGTTACGCCGAAGTTGTCAAAATCGAACTAACTGATGAAGGACTTTTCGACCTCAATGATTTAGAGCACAAACTCAACCTACCTGTGTACAAACACCGCAAAAAAATCGGCTCCTTCTCCGCCGCTTCCAATGTTACAGGAATCAAAACTCCAGTCTACGAAGTGGCCCGACTGATGCACCTTCATGGCGGACTTGTCTTTTTTGATTTCGCCGCTAGCGGTCCTTATGTCGAAATAAATATGACAAGGGACGAAAACTCCTATTTTGATGGGATCTACTTATCACTGCATAAGTTCTTAGGAGGGCCGGGGTCCTCAGGTCTACTGGTAATCAACAACGCAGTCTATCCTTCTAAAAACATTCCTACAATCGCAGGTGGTGGCACAGTAACCTTTGTAACAGAAGACGATCAGTGCTTCGTCGATTCTTACGAAGACCGCGAAGATGCAGGCACACCAGGCATCTTTCAGGTCATAAGAGGAGCTTTGTGTCTAGAAGTCAAGCACAGATTGGGACAGCAGGCGATATCGGATAGAGAACATGCACTCACACGAAAAGGAATGGAGCAACTTACGACTGTTCCATCAATTCAAGTTCTAGGAAACCTCGACCCGGAAAATCGCGTCGGAATCGTATCCTTTGTGGTCAAGTACAAAGAAGCCTACCTTCATCATGGTTTCATCACTACACTGATCAACGACCTGTTCGGCATACAGTTGAGAGCCGGATGTACTTGTGCCGGTCCATATGGTATTAAGCTGCTTAATATCGATGATGAGCATGCTACAAAATATAAGAAGGCGATCATGGATGGCGTTCATTCGATGAAGCCTGGTTGGGTAAGAGTCAATTTTCACTATACCTACGATGACGAGACTTTCAACTACATTATAAAAGCGATACTATTCGCAGCTGAGAACGCTTACTTGTTTTTAAGTGACTACGAAGTGGACACATTGAAAGGAACATGGGCAAAGAAAGGCGTTGCGCCACAGACTAAAACACTGGATATCGACCATGCGCTTGTTATGGATAGACTCACCCTGACTAGCCTTGACAAAAACTATTCCGATTTATATGAACAGTACCTTCAAGAAGCTAATCTGATGAAAGAGGAACGCCTAGCAAAACCTATAGACCATGAGTTGTTCGCTGCTAAAACGATGAGTGACATCGCCTGGTTTTACCATTCAAAATAG
- a CDS encoding LiaF domain-containing protein, whose product MNKRSSSFIFGVVIVIVGLYLLADNLNLGIVNTIDFVDIISVLWPMLFIGWGYEALQKRNYVVGAIFSSIGLHFLLDNLTFISPIFGFASSIVWPAFIIILGVYIMLAPPKEKQVKRNSDFSSRGRSSNSSHKFREFDPDTDNTVIRPAKVQRHTGKTSEASFSDSIDQVISSVDEVVSNISRNVKENIKGHSDTTYTVTLSKDSDKPTVERIYDATPKPESSKVNLNKETPKQEQVETQATTKTNQEANQNQQRKAKKMRSYSASFNSKKLLFKEEDFVDGDNTIDITCVFGEVKLGIPRDVNIELEGQVTLGDLKFLNEKYEGFSSAITDRYVSPSGATKTVHINATVILGDIKIKLI is encoded by the coding sequence ATGAACAAACGTTCATCGTCTTTTATATTTGGGGTTGTAATCGTCATCGTAGGTCTTTATCTACTGGCTGACAACTTAAATCTTGGCATTGTAAATACCATCGATTTTGTAGACATCATCAGTGTCTTGTGGCCGATGCTCTTTATCGGTTGGGGATACGAGGCACTACAAAAAAGAAATTATGTGGTCGGAGCGATTTTCAGCAGCATCGGCTTACATTTCTTACTGGACAACCTGACATTCATCAGTCCGATTTTCGGATTTGCGTCAAGCATAGTATGGCCGGCTTTCATCATCATATTGGGTGTCTACATTATGCTCGCTCCTCCTAAGGAAAAGCAGGTTAAAAGAAACAGCGACTTCTCTTCAAGAGGCAGAAGCAGCAATAGCAGTCATAAGTTCAGAGAGTTCGATCCTGACACAGACAATACTGTCATCAGACCAGCAAAGGTTCAACGACACACAGGTAAAACTTCAGAAGCTAGCTTCTCCGATTCAATCGATCAAGTAATCTCATCGGTTGACGAGGTAGTTTCAAACATCAGTAGAAACGTGAAAGAAAATATTAAGGGTCACAGCGACACGACTTACACAGTGACTCTCTCAAAAGACTCGGATAAGCCAACTGTAGAAAGAATCTACGATGCAACACCAAAACCTGAGAGCTCAAAAGTCAATCTAAATAAAGAGACACCTAAACAAGAACAAGTTGAAACACAAGCTACAACAAAGACAAATCAAGAAGCTAATCAGAACCAGCAGCGTAAAGCTAAGAAAATGCGTTCCTATTCCGCAAGCTTTAATTCTAAAAAGCTTTTATTCAAAGAAGAAGACTTTGTAGACGGAGATAACACGATTGATATCACTTGTGTATTTGGTGAAGTAAAACTAGGCATTCCAAGAGACGTCAATATCGAACTAGAAGGACAAGTCACACTTGGTGATTTGAAGTTCTTAAATGAAAAATATGAAGGTTTCTCATCAGCGATAACTGACAGATATGTCTCCCCTAGCGGCGCGACAAAAACTGTACACATCAACGCTACTGTAATTTTAGGCGACATAAAAATTAAATTGATTTAA
- a CDS encoding EFR1 family ferrodoxin (N-terminal region resembles flavodoxins. C-terminal ferrodoxin region binds two 4Fe-4S clusters.), giving the protein MIQVLYFSGTGNTEYVSKIIERNLQSADLLVKRNSIESFTNDMSIGDILVFGFPIYACDIPKFIKKFIIEMEPVNKLPVYLFATKAFLSGNALRVAEKLFKKKGYEVKGVVEVFMPGSDALAFKDRDSSMVKSISMMNFDEIEVVSDFTKAIISGDGNNYSHKPKIGDYLLGDLIKGVYPLLENMLQKKFKTDERCILCGRCQRICPSANIVVDHKVTFNNRCYLCMRCIHNCPAEAIQIGKSTIDKFRWHGPKGDFSPENMD; this is encoded by the coding sequence ATGATACAAGTACTTTATTTTAGCGGGACGGGCAATACGGAATACGTCAGTAAAATAATCGAACGCAATTTGCAATCGGCTGACTTGCTGGTAAAACGAAATTCCATTGAATCTTTTACAAATGACATGTCGATAGGCGACATTCTCGTGTTCGGGTTTCCTATTTACGCATGCGACATACCTAAGTTCATTAAGAAGTTTATTATAGAAATGGAACCTGTGAACAAACTGCCTGTCTATCTATTTGCTACAAAGGCTTTTCTTAGTGGCAACGCGCTTAGAGTTGCTGAAAAACTGTTTAAGAAAAAGGGGTACGAAGTAAAAGGTGTGGTTGAAGTATTCATGCCCGGTTCTGATGCATTGGCTTTTAAGGATAGAGACTCAAGTATGGTAAAATCAATCAGCATGATGAATTTTGATGAAATTGAGGTTGTATCCGATTTTACAAAAGCAATTATCAGTGGGGACGGCAATAACTATTCCCACAAGCCCAAAATCGGCGATTATCTACTGGGAGACCTAATCAAAGGCGTCTATCCACTTCTTGAAAACATGCTACAAAAGAAGTTCAAAACAGATGAACGGTGTATTCTATGTGGGAGATGTCAAAGGATTTGTCCTAGTGCAAACATTGTCGTAGATCATAAAGTGACATTTAACAATCGGTGCTATCTTTGCATGAGATGCATACATAACTGCCCTGCAGAAGCGATTCAGATAGGAAAATCTACGATAGATAAATTTCGTTGGCATGGGCCAAAAGGAGATTTTTCACCTGAGAATATGGATTGA